From Cellulophaga lytica DSM 7489, a single genomic window includes:
- a CDS encoding DUF3467 domain-containing protein has translation MSDSSQDQKQINIELDEKTAEGVYSNLAIINHSVSEFVVDFVSLMPGAPKAKVKSRIILTPQHAKKLLKALNDNVQRFEKAHGAIKDYEQPSVPINFGPTGEA, from the coding sequence ATGAGTGATTCTAGTCAAGATCAGAAGCAAATAAATATTGAATTGGATGAGAAAACTGCTGAAGGAGTTTATTCTAATTTGGCAATAATTAACCATTCAGTATCAGAATTTGTAGTAGACTTTGTTAGTTTAATGCCAGGAGCACCAAAGGCAAAAGTGAAAAGTAGAATTATACTTACACCACAACATGCTAAAAAGCTTTTAAAAGCATTAAATGATAATGTTCAACGTTTTGAAAAGGCTCACGGAGCAATTAAAGATTATGAGCAGCCTTCAGTACCAATTAATTTTGGTCCAACAGGAGAAGCATAA